A genomic region of Sarcophilus harrisii chromosome 6, mSarHar1.11, whole genome shotgun sequence contains the following coding sequences:
- the FAM89B gene encoding leucine repeat adapter protein 25, giving the protein MNGLPGGPAPAPSPSPSGCPLEGLPPLPRGLSGLLNSSGGSWRDLERVYSQRNRIQDELSRAGRAPEGPSQPPRRPANLDSALAVLRKEMVGLRQLDMSLLCQLCSLHESIQDYKHLCQDMSLCQDMSSSLHSDSSYPPDTGFSDDDDDGPDCSLPRDPPPLRVPQTHNSRDKWLQDSFSL; this is encoded by the exons ATGAACGGGTTGCCGGGGGGCCCGGCGCCCGCGCCCTCGCCCTCGCCCTCGGGCTGCCCGCTCGAAGGGCTCCCGCCGCTGCCCCGGGGGCTCAGCGGCCTCCTCAACTCGAGTGGGGGCTCGTGGCGGGACCTGGAGCGCGTCTACAGCCAGCGGAACCGCATCCAGGACGAGCTGAGCCGGGCCGGCCGCGCCCCCGAGGGCCCCTCGCAGCCCCCGCGCCGCCCGGCCAACCTGGACTCGGCGCTGGCCGTGCTGCGGAAGGAGATG GTGGGCCTCCGCCAGCTCGACATGTCTCTGCTGTGCCAGCTGTGCTCCCTGCACGAGTCCATCCAAGACTACAAGCACCTGTGCCAGGACATGAGCCTCTGCCAGGACATGTCCTCGTCCCTGCACTCGGACAGCTCCTACCCTCCTGACACCGGCTTCTCGGACGACGACGACGACGGCCCCGACTGCAGCCTGCCCCGGGACCCGCCCCCTCTGCGAGTCCCCCAGACTCACAATTCCCGGGACAAGTGGCTGCAGGACTCGTTCAGCCTCTGA
- the ZNRD2 gene encoding protein ZNRD2 encodes MALNGAEAGESEWEPPSEAETKVLQARRERQDRISRLMGDYLLCGYRMLGDTCQDCGTILLQDKQRKTYCVACQELNSDVDKDNPALNAQAALSQAREHQLASSELPTASRPAPQPPVPRPEHCEGAAAGLRAAQGPSPTLAPTASLAPDVLAASQSALLQKLAWASGELGPSTSLEGSIQLCTLIRVCAEALQGIRQLQQ; translated from the exons ATGGCTCTGAACGGAGCAG AGGCCGGCGAATCGGAGTGGGAGCCGCCTTCCGAGGCCGAGACCAAGGTGCTGCAGGCGCGACGCGAGCGGCAGGATCGCATCTCCCGCCTCATGGGCGACTACCTGCTGTGCGGCTACCGCATGCTGGGGGACACGTGCCAGGACTGCGGG ACCATTTTACTCCAAGACAAACAGCGAAAAACTTACTGTGTAGCTTGTCAGGAGCTGAATTCAGACGTGGACAAAGATAACCCAG ctctgaatgcCCAGGCTGCTCTCTCCCAAGCCCGTGAACACCAGCTAGCCTCCTCAGAGCTCCCCACTGCTTCTCGACCAGCCCCACAGCCCCCTGTCCCCCGGCCAGAGCACTGTGAGGGGGCAGCTGCCGGGCTCAGGGCTGCCCAGGGGCCTTCTCCCACCTTGGCTCCCACAGCATCTCTGGCCCCAGATGTCTTGGCAGCCTCCCAGTCGGCTTTACTTCAGAAACTTGCCTGGGCCTCGGGAGAACTGGGCCCGAGCACCTCTTTGGAAGGAAGCATCCAGCTCTGCACCCTGATCCGGGTCTGTGCTGAAGCCCTGCAAGGCATTCGGCAGCTGCAACAGTGA
- the LTBP3 gene encoding latent-transforming growth factor beta-binding protein 3, whose translation MPRACGAPRPAPPAMPPSGLLALLLLLGLGGGALGGPAGERGAGGGGALARERFKVVFAPVICKRTCLKGQCRDSCQQGSNMTLIGENGHSTDTLTGSGFRVVVCPLPCMNGGQCSSRNHCLCPPDFTGRFCQVPAGSGGAALGRGVALGGPPPPAPEGEPVASKHAIYAVQVIADPPGAGEQPPAQHAAFLVPLGPSQISAEVQAPPPLVNVRVHHPPEASVQVHRIEGLSAEGPAPPQHLLPHPKTPHPRPPTQKPLGRCFQDTLPKQACGSNPLPGLTKQEDCCGSIGTAWGQNKCHKCPQLQYTGVQKPGPVRGELGGDCPQGYKRLNSTHCQDINECAMPGMCRHGDCLNSPGSYRCVCPPGHSLGPSRTQCLAEKPEEKSLCFRLVSPDLQCQHPLTTHLTRQMCCCSVGKAWGSRCQRCPADGTAAFKEICPAGKGYHILTSHQTLTIQGESDFSLFLHPDGPPKAQPLPESPSRAPLQEDPEEEKGEADPREPAFSGRRRRPEGASGSCSPRGRARGRPGCFRCRRDRGPHPRPSGPPAPTPPGLPPGGAGLVDGPSLARPGEPRAGGERAGPGPGEGGGPRPPPPGFPPPDGLEERGPGQSPGTTPPPARPYPELISRPTPPAVRRVPGSAPPGSAGNPPTQAGAALPPPPARQTRWIGHRALLRARASAERRWDWPGRPGAGAQGGGAPRGKGAPPPESERSRDAGSLGAAASPETDEAGAPVPPHPQQLYRPGERGPGNGGPRREGEGRPERGCPGPGGSGPHEAPPSAPTDVNECETEPCGVGKGVCMKNGGPKLSLTRTGLQVTPSGPAGAPRPGGGGRASGGLLRMKPGITWGREDGTNKRDLETGGGGPVVDLGPGGVACGGRAIRGGDYANEPLGGPQRVREAPPGGAALHQLPGTGRPGFDRRARQPRRVGRMGRGKGSTWDFPPGLGRLRPPSPGAQPDPLVPSRDPTRARKRGKPGSFKCIACQPGYRSQGGGACRDVDECAEGNPCQPGWCENLPGSFRCTCAQGYAPAPDARSCLDVDECETRTVCEYGVCTNTPGSFQCQCLTGYHLSRDRSRCEDIDECDFPAACIGGDCSNTNGSYRCLCPPGHRLVGGRKCQDVDECSQDPGLCLPHGACENVHGSYVCVCDEGFVPTHDQHGCEEAEQPHNKKECYLNFDDTIFCDSVLATNVTQQECCCSLGAGWGDHCEIYPCPVYSSAEFHSLCPDGKGYIQENNIINYGIPAHRDIDECVLFGEEICKEGKCVNTQPGYECYCKQGFYYDGNLLECVDVDECLDESKCRNGVCENTRGGYRCSCTPPAEYSPAQRQCLIPEEMDVDECQDPGACRHGRCINLPGSFRCECHLPWVPGPTGRDCQLPEGPADRPQERRDVCWGQRGDDGMCAGPLAGPLLPYEECCCRQGRGWGAQCRPCPPRGPGLQCPNSQSESNSFWDVSPLFLRKPHREEDSSEEDSDECRCVSGRCVARPGGAVCECPGGFQLDASRTRCVDIDECRELNQRGLLCKSERCVNTSGSFRCACKAGFVRVRPHGACVPQRRR comes from the exons ATGCCCCGGGCCTGCGGCGCCCCCCGCCCCGCGCCCCCTGCCATGCCCCCCTCCGGGCTGCtggcgctgctgctgctgctgggccTGGGCGGGGGCGCGCTGGGGGGCCCGGCGGGGGAGCGGGGCGCCGGGGGCGGAGGGGCGCTGGCCCGCGAGCGCTTCAAGGTGGTCTTCGCCCCCGTCATCTGCAAGAGAACGTGCCTGAAGGGCCAGTGCCGGGACAGCTGCCAGCAGGGCAGCAACATGACCCTGATCGGGGAGAACGGGCACAGCACCGACACGCTCACGGGCTCCGGCTTCCGAGTGG TGGTGTGCCCCCTGCCCTGCATGAATGGAGGCCAGTGCTCATCTCGGAACCACTGTCTGTGCCCCCCGGACTTTACCGGCCGCTTCTGCCAGGTGCCCGCGGGCAGCGGGGGGGCGGCCCTGGGCCGAGGTGTGGCTCTGGGTGGCCCCCCACCTCCCGCCCCCGAGGGGGAGCCCGTGGCCAGCAAGCATGCCATCTACGCCGTCCAGGTGATCGCAGACCCCCCGGGGGCCGGGGAGCAGCCCCCCGCTCAGCATGCCGCCTTCCTGGTACCCCTGGGGCCTAGCCAGATCTCGGCCGAAG TGCAGGCACCCCCGCCCCTGGTGAATGTAAGAGTTCACCATCCCCCAGAGGCCTCTGTCCAGGTTCACCGCATTGAAGGGCTGAGCGCTGAGGGCCCCGCACCCCCCCAGCACCTTCTCCCTCACCCCAAGACCCCCCACCCTCGGCCTCCCACCCAGAAGCCCCTGGGCCGCTGCTTCCAGGACACACTACCTAAGCAGGCC TGCGGCAGCAACCCGCTTCCAGGGCTGACCAAGCAGGAGGACTGCTGCGGGAGCATCGGGACGGCCTGGGGGCAGAACAAGTGTCACAAGTGTCCCCAGCTGCAGT ACACCGGTGTGCAGAAGCCAGGCCCTGTGCGCGGGGAGCTGGGGGGCGACTGCCCCCAGGGTTACAAGAGGCTGAACAGTACCCACTGCCAGG ACATCAATGAGTGTGCCATGCCAGGGATGTGCCGTCATGGAGACTGCCTCAACAGCCCGGGCTCCTACCGCTGTGTCTGCCCCCCCGGCCACAGCCTCGGCCCCTCGCGGACTCAGTGCCTGG CTGAGAAACCAGAGGAGAAGAGCCTCTGCTTCCGCCTGGTCAGCCCTGACCTGCAGTGCCAGCACCCGCTCACCACCCACCTGACCCGCCAGATGTGCTGCTGCAGCGTGGGCAAGGCCTGGGGGTCCCGTTGCCAACGGTGCCCCGCCGACGGCACGG CTGCTTTCAAAGAGATCTGCCCGGCGGGGAAAGGCTACCACATCCTGACTTCCCACCAGACCCTGACCATTCAGGGGGAGAGCGACTTCTCCCTGTTCCTGCACCCCGACGGGCCCCCCAAGGCCCAGCCGCTCCCCGAGAGCCCCAGCCGGGCCCCGCTGCAGGAGGACccggaggaggagaaaggtgaggCTGACCCCAGGGAGCCGGCCTTCAGCGGTCGAAGGCGCCGACCCGAGGGGGCCAGCGGCAGCTGCTCCCCCCGGGGCCGGGCCAGGGGCCGACCTGGCTGCTTCCGGTGCCGGCGGGACCGGGGCCCCCACCCCAGGCCCTCTGGGCCCCCAGCCCCCACGCCGCCCGGGCTTCCTCCAGGGGGCGCCGGACTTGTAGACGGGCCGAGCCTGGCCAGGCCCGGGGAGCCCCGGGCGGGCGGGGAGAGGGCGGGGCCGGGCCCGGGAGAGGGGGGGGGCCCCAGGCCGCCCCCCCCGGGCTTTCCCCCCCCAGATGGACTCGAGGAGCGGGGCCCGGGCCAGTCCCCGGGCACCACGCCACCGCCGGCGCGCCCTTACCCAG AGCTGATTTCCCGCCCCACGCCGCCGGCTGTGCGCAGGGTCCCCGGATCTGCCCCCCCCGGGAGCGCGGGGAACCCCCCGACCCAGGCCGGGGCggccctgccccctcccccggCCCGCCAAACCAGGTGGATAGGCCACCGGGCCCTACTACGGGCCCGGGCTTCTGCTGAGCGGAGATGGGACTGGCCCGGGCGCCCAGGAGCCGGGGCCCAGGGCGGGGGGGCCCCACGAGGGAAGGGGGCCCCCCCCCCGGAGAGCGAGCGGAGCAGGGACGCCGGGTCCCTGGGCGCCGCCGCCTCCCCAGAGACCGACGAGGCCGG TGCCCCGGTACCGCCGCACCCGCAGCAGCTGTACCGGCCGGGTGAGCGGGGCCCGGGAAACGGGGGGCCGcggcgggagggggaggggcgccCCGAGCGCGGGTGTCCGGGCCCCGGGGGGTCAGGGCCCCACGAGGCGCCTCCTTCTGCCCCCACAGACGTGAATGAGTGTGAGACGGAGCCCTGCGGCGTCGGGAAAGGCGTCTGCATGAAAAACGGGGGCCCGAAACTGTCACTGACCCGCACCGGGTTGCAAGTCACCCCCAGCGGCCCTGCGGGTGCGCCGCGTcccgggggcggggggcgggcCTCGGGGGGGTTACTCAGGATGAAGCCGGGCATTACCTGGGGACGCGAGGATGGGACCAATAAGCGGGACTTGGAGACGGGAGGGGGCGGTCCAGTTGTGGATCTCGGCCCCGGGGGCGTGGCCTGTGGGGGCCGAGCTATTAGGGGCGGTGATTATGCAAATGAGCCTTTGGGAGG ACCTCAACGAGTGCGTGAAGCCCCACCCGGCGGGGCGGCTTTGCATCAACTCCCGGGAACCGGGCGACCCGGCTTCGACCGCCGGGCCCGGCAGCCCCGGCGGGTAGGCCGGATGGGCCGGGGCAAGGGCTCCACCTGGGATTTCCCCCCGGGGCTTGGGCGACTTCGCCCTCCTTCCCCCGGGGCCCAGCCCGACCCCCTTGTCCCCTCGAGGGACCCCACCCGGGCCCGGAAAAGGGGCAAACCGGGCAGCTTCAAGTGCATCGCTTGTCAACCCGGATACCGGAGTCAAGGGGGCGGGGCCTGCCGGG ACGTGGATGAGTGTGCCGAGGGCAACCCCTGCCAGCCCGGCTGGTGCGAGAACCTCCCCGGCTCCTTCCGCTGCACGTGTGCCCAGGGCTACGCTCCCGCCCCAGACGCCCGCAGCTGCCTGG ATGTGGACGAGTGTGAGACCAGGACTGTGTGCGAGTACGGGGTCTGCACCAACACCCCGGGCTCCTTCCAGTGCCAGTGTCTCACGGGCTACCACTTGTCCCGGGACCGCAGCCGCTGTGAGG ACATCGACGAGTGCGACTTCCCGGCGGCCTGCATCGGAGGCGACTGCAGCAACACCAACGGCTCCTACCGATGCCTCTGCCCCCCAGGCCACCGGCTGGTGGGTGGCAGGAAGTGCCAAG ACGTAGACGAGTGTAGCCAGGATCCGGGCCTGTGCCTCCCCCACGGGGCCTGTGAGAACGTGCACGGCTCCTACGTGTGTGTCTGTGATGAGGGCTTCGTCCCCACCCACGACCAGCACGGCTGCGAGG AGGCAGAGCAGCCCCACAACAAGAAGGAGTGCTACCTGAACTTCGACGACACCATCTTCTGCGACAGCGTCCTGGCCACCAACGTCACCCAGCAGGAGTGCTGCTGCTCGCTGGGCGCGGGCTGGGGCGACCACTGTGAGATCTACCCCTGCCCCGTCTACAGCTCAG cGGAGTTCCACAGTCTCTGTCCGGACGGGAAAGGTTACATCCAGGAGAACAACATCATCAACTACGGCATCCCGGCTCATCGGG ACATTGATGAGTGTGTGCTCTTCGGAGAGGAGATCTGCAAGGAGGGCAAGTGCGTCAACACACAGCCGGGCTACGAGTGCTACTGCAAGCAGGGCTTCTACTACGATGGGAACCTGCTGGAGTGTGTGG ATGTCGACGAGTGTCTGGATGAGTCCAAGTGCAGGAACGGCGTGTGTGAGAACACTCGGGGGGGCTACCGCTGCTCCTGTACCCCCCCGGCGGAATACAGTCCGGCCCAGCGCCAGTGTCTGATCCCTGAAGAGATGG ATGTGGATGAGTGCCAGGACCCCGGGGCCTGCCGGCACGGGCGCTGCATTAACCTTCCCGGCTCTTTTCGGTGTGAGTGTCACCTGCCCTGGGTCCCGGGCCCCACTGGCCGGGACTGCCAGCTCCCGGAGGGCCCGGCAG ACAGGCCCCAGGAGCGGAGGGACGTGTGCTGGGGCCAGAGGGGGGATGACGGGATGTGTGCGGGGCCCCTGGCCGGCCCTCTGCTGCCCTACGAGGAGTGCTGCTGCCGCCAAGGCCGGGGCTGGGGGGCCCAGTGTCGCCCCTGCCCGCCCCGGGGACCGG GCCTTCAGTGTCCGAACTCCCAGAGCGAAAGTAACTCTTTCTGGGACGTGAGCCCCCTGTTCCTGCGGAAGCCGCACCGAG AGGAGGACAGCTCCGAGGAGGACTCGGACGAGTGCCGCTGCGTGAGCGGCCGCTGCGTGGCCCGCCCGGGGGGCGCCGTGTGCGAGTGTCCCGGCGGCTTCCAGCTGGACGCGTCCCGCACGCGCTGCGTGG ATATTGACGAGTGCCGGGAGCTGAACCAGCGGGGGCTGCTGTGCAAGAGCGAGCGCTGCGTCAACACGAGCGGCTCCTTCCGCTGCGCCTGCAAGGCCGGCTTCGTGCGCGTGCGGCCCCACGGGGCGTGCGTGCCCCAGCGCCGCCGCTGA